The Diaphorobacter ruginosibacter genome contains a region encoding:
- a CDS encoding YcxB family protein has translation MSMPHNAPMAEITYRITEEDYIAAQRLYRRRARSWQRYVLYGITLLGLVIAAIALFAGQRPNWTFTVVGLAYASMPWWIHKVLTEPLARRNFRKYPAIQQPQTLRLLEASEPGGDAEGVTVSAPSGESRLQWALITRWVDDEHYLLMFLQPHLYYIVPKSADPHGAVIPRLKTLLAQHVGPSI, from the coding sequence ATGTCCATGCCCCACAATGCGCCCATGGCCGAAATCACCTATCGCATCACCGAGGAAGACTACATCGCGGCCCAGCGCCTGTACCGCAGGCGAGCCCGCTCGTGGCAGCGCTATGTGCTGTACGGCATCACGCTGCTGGGACTGGTGATTGCCGCGATTGCGCTGTTTGCGGGTCAACGTCCCAACTGGACCTTCACGGTGGTGGGGCTGGCCTATGCGAGCATGCCCTGGTGGATTCACAAGGTACTCACCGAACCCCTGGCACGCCGCAACTTCCGCAAATACCCGGCGATCCAGCAGCCGCAGACCCTGCGCCTCCTCGAGGCCTCCGAGCCTGGCGGCGACGCGGAAGGGGTCACGGTCTCGGCACCGTCGGGCGAGAGCCGCCTGCAATGGGCGCTCATCACCCGCTGGGTGGACGACGAGCACTACCTGCTGATGTTCCTGCAGCCCCACCTGTACTACATCGTGCCCAAAAGCGCGGATCCGCATGGCGCCGTGATTCCCCGCCTGAAGACCCTGCTTGCACAGCACGTCGGCCCATCGATCTGA
- the gatB gene encoding Asp-tRNA(Asn)/Glu-tRNA(Gln) amidotransferase subunit GatB, which translates to MTEQTIKLINGYEVVIGFETHTQLATQSKIFSRASTAFGAEPNTQACPVDLALPGTLPVMNRKAVECAIKLGLALGSHIAPVSIFARKNYFYPDLPKGYQISQFEIPVVQGGTVSFFVGDEKKTVRLVRAHLEEDAGKSVHDEFIGQSGIDLNRAGTPLLEIVTEPDIRSTEEAVAYAKELHKIVTWIGICDGNMQEGSFRCDANVSVRKPGQPLGTRREIKNLNSFRNMQIAIDYEIRWQIEEIEDGRTIQQATVLFNPDTGETRAMRTKEDSADYRYFPDPDLPPLHVAADWVEKVKADMPELPRQRADRFVGQYGLPEYDATTLTQSQGMADYFEVAAKVCGQPKLASNWVMGEISRRLNHEEIAIEQVKVSAEQLGALIQRIQDGTISNNAAKQVFEVLWTGEGSDVDAVIEAKGLKQMNDTGALEKIIDEVIAANPANVEQYRAGKDKAFNALVGQVMKASKGKANPGQVNELLKARLA; encoded by the coding sequence ATGACAGAACAGACCATCAAGCTCATCAACGGCTATGAAGTGGTGATCGGCTTCGAGACGCACACGCAGCTTGCCACCCAGTCCAAGATCTTCAGCCGCGCCAGCACCGCCTTCGGCGCCGAGCCCAACACGCAGGCCTGCCCCGTGGACCTGGCGCTGCCCGGCACGCTGCCGGTGATGAACCGCAAGGCCGTGGAATGCGCGATCAAGCTGGGCCTGGCGCTGGGCTCGCACATCGCGCCCGTGAGCATCTTCGCGCGCAAGAACTACTTCTACCCCGACCTGCCCAAGGGCTACCAGATCAGCCAGTTCGAGATTCCGGTGGTGCAGGGCGGCACGGTGAGCTTCTTCGTCGGCGACGAGAAGAAGACCGTGCGCCTGGTGCGCGCCCATCTGGAGGAGGACGCGGGCAAGTCCGTGCACGATGAATTCATCGGCCAGTCGGGCATCGACCTGAACCGCGCGGGCACGCCACTGCTCGAGATCGTGACCGAGCCCGACATCCGCAGCACCGAGGAGGCCGTGGCCTACGCCAAGGAGCTGCACAAGATCGTCACCTGGATCGGCATCTGCGACGGCAACATGCAGGAGGGCTCGTTCCGCTGCGACGCCAACGTGTCGGTGCGCAAGCCCGGCCAGCCGCTGGGCACGCGCCGCGAGATCAAGAACCTGAACTCGTTCCGGAACATGCAGATCGCCATCGACTACGAGATCCGCTGGCAGATCGAGGAAATCGAGGACGGCCGCACGATCCAGCAGGCCACCGTGCTCTTCAACCCCGACACGGGCGAGACCCGCGCCATGCGCACCAAGGAAGACTCGGCCGACTACCGCTACTTCCCCGATCCCGACCTGCCGCCGCTGCATGTGGCCGCCGACTGGGTGGAGAAGGTGAAGGCGGACATGCCCGAGCTGCCCCGCCAGCGCGCGGACCGCTTCGTCGGCCAGTACGGCCTGCCCGAATACGACGCCACCACGCTCACGCAAAGCCAGGGCATGGCCGACTACTTCGAGGTCGCAGCCAAGGTGTGCGGACAGCCCAAGCTGGCCTCCAACTGGGTGATGGGCGAGATCTCGCGCCGCCTCAACCACGAGGAAATCGCGATCGAGCAGGTGAAGGTGTCCGCCGAGCAACTGGGCGCGCTGATCCAGCGCATCCAGGACGGCACCATCAGCAACAACGCCGCGAAGCAGGTGTTCGAGGTGCTGTGGACCGGCGAGGGCTCGGACGTCGACGCGGTGATCGAGGCCAAGGGCCTCAAGCAGATGAACGACACGGGCGCGCTCGAGAAGATCATCGACGAGGTGATCGCCGCCAACCCCGCCAACGTCGAGCAGTACAGGGCCGGCAAGGACAAGGCGTTCAACGCGCTGGTCGGCCAGGTCATGAAGGCCTCCAAGGGCAAGGCGAACCCGGGGCAGGTCAACGAGCTGCTCAAGGCCAGGCTGGCATGA
- the gatA gene encoding Asp-tRNA(Asn)/Glu-tRNA(Gln) amidotransferase subunit GatA: MSTPASSDLHDLSLAQLAARLKAREVSSVEAAQHFLARAKAHDDLGAYVHINEDVTLAQARAADAAIAAGSSAPLAGVPIAHKDLFVTKDFPTTAASKMLAGYQSPFDATMVSRLADAGCVTLGKLNMDEFAMGSANENSAIGKVLNPWDKARVPGGSSGGSAAAIAARLAPGATGTDTGGSIRQPASFCGVTGIKPTYGRASRYGMIAFASSLDQAGPMARSAEDCALMLSAMCGPDADRDSTSLDTPAEDFTLRLNDSLEGLRIGIPKEFFGDGLAADVRAAIDGALKEYEKLGARLVPISLPRTELSIPVYYIIAPAEASSNLSRFDGVKFGHRAKDYTDLLDMYKKTRAEGFGDEVKRRIIIGTYVLSHGYYDAYYLQAQKIRRMIADDFQAAFKECDVIAGPAAPTVAWALGGKSDPLANYLADIYTLPASLAGLPGMSVPAGFGEGGMPVGLQLIGNYFGEARLLNAAHRLQQATDFHLRQPAGLSQ, from the coding sequence ATGAGCACTCCCGCTTCCAGCGATCTGCACGACCTGAGCCTCGCCCAATTGGCGGCCAGGCTCAAGGCCCGCGAGGTTTCCTCCGTCGAGGCCGCACAGCATTTTCTCGCCCGCGCCAAGGCCCACGATGACCTCGGCGCCTATGTCCACATCAACGAGGACGTGACGCTCGCCCAGGCCCGCGCCGCCGACGCCGCCATTGCCGCCGGCAGCAGCGCGCCGCTTGCCGGCGTGCCCATCGCCCACAAGGACCTGTTCGTCACCAAGGACTTCCCGACCACCGCCGCGTCGAAGATGCTCGCGGGCTACCAGTCGCCGTTCGACGCGACCATGGTGAGCCGGCTGGCCGACGCCGGCTGCGTCACCCTGGGCAAGCTCAACATGGACGAGTTCGCCATGGGCTCGGCCAACGAGAACTCCGCCATCGGCAAGGTGCTGAACCCCTGGGACAAGGCCCGCGTTCCGGGCGGCTCCTCGGGCGGCTCGGCGGCTGCGATCGCGGCGCGCCTGGCGCCCGGCGCCACCGGCACCGACACCGGCGGCTCGATCCGCCAGCCCGCGTCGTTCTGCGGCGTCACCGGCATCAAGCCCACCTATGGCCGCGCCAGCCGCTACGGCATGATCGCATTCGCATCGAGCCTCGACCAGGCCGGCCCCATGGCCCGCTCGGCCGAAGACTGCGCGCTGATGCTCTCGGCCATGTGCGGTCCCGATGCGGACCGCGACTCCACGAGCCTCGACACGCCCGCCGAAGACTTCACGCTGCGCCTGAATGACTCGCTCGAAGGCCTGCGCATCGGCATTCCCAAGGAATTCTTCGGCGACGGCCTCGCCGCCGACGTGCGCGCAGCCATCGACGGAGCGCTCAAGGAGTACGAGAAGCTTGGCGCCAGGCTCGTGCCCATCAGCCTGCCGCGCACCGAGCTGTCGATCCCGGTGTACTACATCATCGCGCCGGCCGAAGCCTCGTCCAATCTCTCGCGCTTCGACGGCGTGAAGTTCGGCCACCGCGCCAAGGACTACACCGACCTGCTGGACATGTACAAGAAGACCCGCGCCGAGGGCTTCGGCGACGAGGTCAAGCGCCGCATCATCATCGGCACCTATGTGCTGAGCCATGGCTATTACGATGCCTACTACCTGCAGGCGCAGAAGATCCGCCGCATGATCGCCGACGACTTCCAGGCCGCGTTCAAGGAATGCGACGTGATCGCCGGGCCCGCTGCCCCCACGGTCGCCTGGGCGCTGGGCGGCAAGAGCGACCCGCTCGCCAACTACCTGGCCGACATCTACACCCTGCCCGCCTCGCTCGCCGGCCTGCCCGGCATGAGCGTGCCCGCCGGCTTCGGCGAGGGCGGCATGCCCGTGGGCCTGCAGCTCATCGGCAACTACTTCGGCGAAGCGCGCCTGCTCAATGCAGCCCACCGGCTGCAGCAGGCCACCGACTTCCACCTGCGCCAGCCCGCTGGTTTGAGCCAGTGA
- the gatC gene encoding Asp-tRNA(Asn)/Glu-tRNA(Gln) amidotransferase subunit GatC, translating into MALTQDDIARIANLARLELNQNESERMLTGLNQFFEVVEQMRAVDTSSVTPLSHPVAAIQEIALRLREDVVSEPDNREANQKSAPAVEKGYFLVPKVIE; encoded by the coding sequence ATGGCACTGACACAAGACGACATTGCCCGCATTGCCAATCTGGCACGGCTGGAACTTAACCAAAACGAGAGTGAGCGCATGCTCACTGGACTCAATCAGTTCTTCGAGGTGGTCGAGCAGATGCGCGCCGTGGACACCTCGAGCGTGACGCCGCTGTCGCATCCCGTGGCCGCCATCCAGGAGATCGCGCTGCGCCTGCGCGAGGACGTGGTGAGCGAGCCCGACAACCGCGAGGCCAACCAGAAGAGCGCACCCGCGGTGGAAAAGGGCTATTTCCTCGTCCCCAAGGTCATCGAGTAA
- a CDS encoding rod shape-determining protein: MFGAFRRYFSTDLAIDLGTANTLIFARDKGIVLDEPSVVAIRHEGGPHGKKVIQAVGREAKAMLGKVPGNIEAIRPMKDGVIADFVITENMIKQFIKMVHPRSVLTPSPRIIICVPCGSTQVERRAIRDAAEAAGATSVDLIEEPMAAGIGAGLPVSEASGSMVVDIGGGTTEVGVISLGGMVYKGSVRVGGDKFDEAIINYIRRNYGMLIGEPTAEAIKKNIGSAFPGSEVKEMEVKGRNLSEGVPRSFTISSNEVLEALTEPLNQIVSAVKNALEQTPPELGADIAERGMMLTGGGALLRDLDRLLAEETGLPVLVAEEPLTCVVRGCGIALERMDRHGGIFTNE, translated from the coding sequence ATGTTCGGAGCTTTCCGTCGGTACTTCTCCACCGACCTCGCCATCGATCTGGGCACCGCCAACACCCTGATCTTCGCCCGTGACAAGGGCATCGTCCTCGACGAACCCTCGGTGGTCGCCATCCGCCACGAAGGCGGACCCCACGGCAAGAAGGTGATCCAGGCAGTGGGCCGCGAGGCCAAGGCCATGCTCGGCAAGGTTCCAGGCAACATCGAAGCCATCCGTCCCATGAAGGACGGCGTGATCGCGGACTTCGTGATCACCGAGAACATGATCAAGCAGTTCATCAAGATGGTTCATCCGCGCTCGGTGCTCACGCCGAGCCCGCGCATCATCATCTGCGTGCCCTGCGGCTCCACCCAGGTGGAGCGCCGCGCGATCCGCGATGCGGCCGAAGCGGCCGGCGCCACCAGCGTCGACCTGATCGAGGAACCCATGGCCGCCGGTATTGGCGCGGGCCTGCCGGTCTCCGAAGCCTCGGGCTCGATGGTGGTGGACATCGGCGGCGGTACCACCGAGGTGGGCGTGATCTCGCTGGGCGGCATGGTCTACAAGGGTTCCGTGCGCGTGGGTGGAGACAAGTTCGACGAAGCCATCATCAACTACATCCGCCGCAACTACGGCATGCTGATCGGCGAGCCGACCGCCGAAGCCATCAAGAAGAACATCGGCTCCGCATTCCCTGGCTCCGAAGTCAAGGAAATGGAAGTCAAGGGCCGCAACCTGTCCGAGGGCGTGCCGCGCAGCTTCACCATCTCCAGCAACGAAGTGCTGGAGGCACTGACCGAGCCACTGAACCAGATCGTCTCCGCCGTGAAGAACGCGCTGGAGCAGACACCGCCCGAACTGGGCGCCGACATCGCCGAGCGCGGCATGATGCTGACCGGCGGCGGTGCGCTGCTGCGCGACCTCGACCGCCTGCTGGCCGAGGAAACCGGCCTGCCGGTGCTGGTGGCCGAAGAACCGCTGACCTGCGTGGTGCGTGGTTGCGGCATTGCGCTGGAGCGCATGGACCGCCACGGCGGCATCTTCACCAACGAGTGA
- the mreC gene encoding rod shape-determining protein MreC, producing MPLGTLDRKAPSLFKHGPSPLARLTLYSALALFLMVADARFHVTEPIRGAIGTVLMPIQWAMLKPVEFAQYGAGYFQALEDAQKGRDEAQSRMAAMSQQANQVDLLLQENTQLRQLLELRERVKAEGMAAQVVYDAADPYTRRVVIDRGQIAGVVPGSPVIDASGVLGQVTRVFPLSSEVTLLIDRDQAIPVRNMRTGARGVAYGDPVMLHGGGMELRFMPSNADVQEGDLLSTSGMDGVYQPGLPVARVIKVEKRADSSFSRIYCQPLAQMSGAQYVSVLKPLTDGVRAEVEAEVPAPKSGKAEKPAKATKDLPGRAQNGGRP from the coding sequence ATGCCTCTAGGCACGCTGGACCGAAAGGCCCCGTCTCTTTTCAAGCACGGCCCCTCGCCCCTCGCACGCCTGACTCTCTACAGCGCCTTGGCGCTGTTTTTGATGGTGGCGGATGCGCGTTTCCATGTCACCGAGCCCATCCGTGGCGCGATCGGGACGGTGCTCATGCCGATCCAGTGGGCCATGCTCAAGCCGGTGGAGTTCGCACAGTACGGCGCGGGCTACTTCCAGGCGCTCGAGGATGCACAGAAGGGCCGTGACGAAGCCCAGAGCAGGATGGCGGCCATGTCGCAGCAGGCCAACCAGGTCGACCTGCTGCTGCAGGAGAACACCCAGCTGCGCCAGTTGCTCGAGCTGCGCGAGCGCGTCAAGGCCGAAGGCATGGCCGCGCAGGTCGTCTACGATGCCGCAGACCCCTATACCCGTCGCGTGGTCATCGATCGTGGGCAGATCGCCGGCGTCGTCCCGGGCTCTCCGGTGATCGATGCTTCGGGCGTACTCGGCCAGGTCACGCGGGTGTTCCCGCTCTCCAGCGAGGTGACGCTGCTGATCGACCGCGACCAGGCGATCCCTGTGCGGAACATGCGCACCGGTGCGCGGGGCGTGGCCTATGGCGATCCCGTGATGCTGCATGGCGGAGGCATGGAGCTGCGCTTCATGCCAAGCAATGCCGATGTACAAGAGGGCGATCTGCTCAGTACCAGCGGCATGGACGGCGTCTACCAGCCCGGGCTGCCGGTGGCCAGGGTGATCAAGGTGGAAAAGCGCGCCGATTCGTCGTTCTCGCGCATCTACTGCCAGCCCCTTGCACAGATGAGCGGCGCGCAATACGTCTCGGTCCTCAAGCCGCTCACCGACGGCGTGCGTGCCGAGGTCGAGGCCGAGGTACCGGCGCCGAAATCCGGCAAGGCCGAAAAGCCGGCCAAGGCCACGAAGGACCTTCCGGGCCGTGCCCAGAATGGAGGCCGCCCATGA
- the mreD gene encoding rod shape-determining protein MreD, translating to MMPKGQQLLLPVSPLFIVASFVVGLAINLLPLGRVVWTPDWLMVLLAFWGIHQPQRVGMSVAFILGLCMDVSQSALLGQHALVYCLLMYAAQMSSRRMLWFNVWLQALQMVPLFVGAHAIELLLRLISGGTLPGLEGLIAPALEAVLWPIATWILLAPQRRPPDPDENRPL from the coding sequence ATGATGCCCAAGGGCCAGCAGCTGCTGCTCCCCGTCAGCCCGCTGTTCATCGTCGCCAGCTTTGTCGTGGGGCTGGCCATCAATCTGCTGCCGCTCGGGCGCGTGGTCTGGACGCCCGACTGGCTGATGGTGCTGCTTGCGTTCTGGGGCATCCACCAGCCGCAGCGCGTGGGCATGAGCGTGGCTTTCATCCTCGGGCTGTGCATGGATGTGAGCCAGTCCGCGCTGCTCGGCCAGCATGCGCTGGTGTACTGCCTGCTGATGTATGCGGCCCAGATGTCCAGCCGCCGCATGCTGTGGTTCAACGTGTGGCTGCAGGCGCTGCAGATGGTGCCGCTGTTCGTGGGAGCTCACGCGATCGAGCTCCTGCTGCGCCTGATCTCCGGGGGAACTTTGCCAGGCCTCGAAGGTCTGATTGCACCTGCGCTGGAAGCCGTTCTGTGGCCGATTGCCACGTGGATCCTGCTTGCGCCGCAGCGGCGTCCGCCCGATCCGGACGAGAACCGGCCGCTCTGA
- the mrdA gene encoding penicillin-binding protein 2 has product MTELRNVEADVSRFRLRVIVVGFLVFLAFLLIVSRLLVLQVVRHDDLADQAESNRTAVVPIVPNRGLILDRNGVVLASNYSAYTLEIMRSKVSNLDDTIEELSRIVDISSRDRRKFRRLMEDSKSFESIPIRTRLTDEEVARFAAQRYRFPGVDIKARLFRNYPLGETGSHLIGYIGRINQREKERIEDSDDAANYRGTDYIGKLGVESSYESTLHGHTGVERLETSAGGHAVRRLASFAATPGDTVMLSVDIKLQRLVEEMFGDRRGALVAMDPRNGEILALVSKPTFDPNLFVEGIDQENWQALNESINKPLLNRALRGTYPPGSTYKPFMGLAALQLNKRSPTQVYSDPGYFNYGGRTFRSHEGGLGGVDMYRAIQYSSNTYFYSLAVDMGVDMIHDFMKPLGFGQITGVDLNGEVRGTLPSTDWKRNTYKRPEMKRWYSGETVSLGIGQGYNNFTILQLAGAEATLANGGTRFTPHIAKATKDAVTGKIVDIQQPPGVSLGYEPKNIEIIHKSLGLVNKVGTGARLFASAQYTSGGKTGTAQAVSLGQNVRYNAKLLDEHKRDHSLFSAFAPLEEPRIAVAVIVENAGFGAAAAGPIVRRVFDYWLLGQYPSEADLAAVSKGQATAPIGTPRKAADISLTANEPPAP; this is encoded by the coding sequence ATGACTGAATTGCGAAATGTAGAGGCCGACGTCTCTCGCTTCCGTTTGCGGGTGATCGTCGTCGGCTTCCTGGTCTTTCTGGCATTCCTGCTCATCGTCTCGCGCCTGCTGGTGCTGCAGGTGGTGCGCCATGACGACCTGGCCGACCAGGCCGAGAGCAACCGCACGGCCGTCGTGCCGATCGTGCCCAACCGGGGCCTGATCCTTGACCGCAACGGCGTGGTGCTGGCCTCCAACTATTCGGCCTACACGCTTGAGATCATGCGCTCCAAGGTCTCCAATCTGGACGACACCATCGAGGAGCTGTCCCGGATCGTGGACATCAGTTCGCGCGACCGCCGCAAGTTCCGGCGGCTCATGGAGGATTCCAAGAGCTTCGAGTCCATTCCCATCCGCACGCGCCTGACGGACGAGGAGGTCGCCCGCTTTGCGGCCCAGCGCTACCGCTTCCCCGGCGTGGACATCAAGGCCCGCCTGTTCCGCAACTACCCCCTGGGCGAGACCGGCAGCCACCTGATCGGCTACATCGGCCGCATCAACCAGCGCGAGAAGGAGCGCATCGAGGATTCCGACGACGCTGCCAACTACCGCGGCACCGACTACATCGGCAAGCTCGGCGTCGAGTCCTCCTACGAGTCGACCCTGCACGGCCACACCGGCGTGGAGCGCCTCGAGACCTCCGCCGGTGGCCACGCCGTGCGCCGCCTCGCGAGCTTCGCCGCGACGCCGGGCGATACCGTGATGCTGTCGGTCGACATCAAGCTGCAGCGCCTGGTGGAGGAAATGTTCGGCGACCGGCGCGGGGCGCTCGTCGCGATGGACCCGCGCAACGGCGAGATCCTCGCGCTGGTGAGCAAGCCCACGTTCGATCCGAACCTGTTCGTCGAAGGCATTGACCAGGAGAACTGGCAGGCGCTCAATGAATCGATCAACAAGCCGCTGCTCAACCGTGCGCTGCGCGGTACCTACCCGCCGGGCTCGACCTACAAGCCGTTCATGGGGCTGGCCGCGCTGCAGCTGAACAAGCGCTCGCCCACGCAGGTGTACAGCGATCCGGGCTACTTCAACTATGGCGGCCGCACCTTCCGCAGCCACGAAGGCGGCCTGGGCGGCGTGGACATGTACCGCGCGATCCAGTATTCGAGCAACACCTATTTCTATTCGCTTGCCGTCGACATGGGTGTGGACATGATCCACGACTTCATGAAGCCGCTGGGCTTCGGCCAGATCACCGGCGTGGACCTGAACGGCGAAGTGCGCGGCACGCTGCCCAGCACCGATTGGAAGCGCAACACCTACAAGCGCCCCGAGATGAAGCGCTGGTACTCGGGCGAAACCGTGTCGCTGGGAATCGGGCAGGGCTACAACAACTTCACCATCCTGCAACTGGCGGGTGCCGAGGCCACGCTGGCCAACGGCGGCACGCGCTTCACACCTCATATCGCCAAGGCCACCAAGGACGCGGTCACGGGCAAGATCGTCGACATCCAGCAGCCTCCCGGCGTCTCCCTGGGCTATGAGCCGAAGAACATCGAGATCATCCACAAGTCGCTTGGCCTGGTGAACAAGGTCGGCACGGGCGCGCGGCTGTTCGCCAGCGCGCAGTACACCTCGGGCGGCAAGACCGGCACGGCGCAGGCCGTGAGCCTGGGCCAGAACGTGCGCTACAACGCCAAGCTGCTCGACGAGCACAAGCGCGACCACTCGCTGTTCTCCGCCTTTGCGCCGCTCGAGGAGCCGCGCATCGCGGTGGCCGTGATCGTGGAGAACGCCGGCTTCGGCGCCGCCGCCGCGGGCCCCATCGTGCGCCGGGTGTTCGACTACTGGCTGCTCGGGCAGTACCCGAGCGAGGCCGATCTGGCCGCCGTCTCGAAGGGCCAGGCCACCGCGCCGATCGGCACGCCGCGCAAGGCGGCAGATATTTCGCTCACGGCGAACGAGCCGCCGGCGCCCTGA
- a CDS encoding DMT family transporter: MRSERRGLVALLIVTIVWGTTFPAMKLLSSHLDALQIIWARFAIALCVLLPMWRGMRSNERRWGLALGVLLFIAFWLQIEGLARTSSNRNAFVTGLNVLVVPILAMLALGRRYGLALWVACGMALLGMTFMFHENEPWNLGDTLTLASTFFYAIYILALEECARRTAGQPLRATRMAAAQAAVMFVSATILVLVRHGDVPSALGPLLHLPATSWAALVYLGVFASVMVVTLQAWGQQRVDAMRSAIIYGLEPVFAATMGWFLIGETLGLNGLLGAALIVGALIVSQLQPPKEVVAAA, from the coding sequence ATGCGTTCCGAGCGCCGTGGCCTCGTGGCCCTTTTGATCGTCACCATCGTCTGGGGAACCACCTTCCCGGCGATGAAACTGCTGTCCAGCCATCTGGACGCCCTGCAGATCATCTGGGCGCGCTTTGCGATCGCCCTGTGTGTGCTGCTGCCCATGTGGCGCGGCATGCGCAGCAACGAGCGCCGCTGGGGCCTTGCGCTCGGCGTGCTGCTGTTCATCGCGTTCTGGCTGCAGATCGAGGGCCTGGCCCGCACCTCCAGCAACCGCAATGCCTTCGTCACCGGGCTCAACGTGCTGGTGGTGCCGATTCTCGCGATGCTGGCGCTGGGCCGCCGCTATGGGCTGGCGCTGTGGGTCGCCTGCGGCATGGCGCTGCTGGGCATGACGTTCATGTTCCACGAGAACGAACCCTGGAACCTGGGCGACACGCTCACCCTCGCCAGCACGTTCTTCTACGCCATCTACATCCTGGCGCTCGAGGAATGCGCGCGGCGCACTGCCGGGCAACCGCTGCGCGCCACGCGCATGGCGGCGGCGCAGGCAGCCGTGATGTTCGTGTCGGCCACCATCCTCGTCCTGGTGCGTCATGGTGACGTGCCGAGCGCCCTGGGCCCGCTGTTGCACCTTCCCGCCACATCATGGGCCGCGCTCGTCTACCTCGGCGTGTTCGCGAGCGTGATGGTCGTCACGCTCCAGGCCTGGGGCCAGCAGCGCGTGGACGCCATGCGCAGCGCGATCATCTATGGGCTCGAGCCCGTCTTCGCGGCCACCATGGGCTGGTTCCTGATCGGTGAAACGCTGGGCCTGAACGGCCTGCTGGGCGCGGCGCTGATCGTGGGCGCGCTGATCGTGAGCCAGTTGCAGCCGCCGAAGGAGGTGGTGGCTGCGGCGTGA